GTTCAAGTGATTCAGCTAATGATGAAAAAAATGTGGCATTTGAAATGATGATGAAGAACTTGACAGATTCATCAAAAAAAACAATGCAAAATAATGTTAATAAAATTACTGATAATAAGGCAAATACTGATAAAAAAGATGCCAAGGCAGAAAGTTCTGATTCGCAGGATAAAAGCAGTGAAAGTGAAGTTAAGGCATCAAGAGTAGGTCAAACATATTTGACAGGCCAAAAGTTAGAAGATATACCTATGGTGTTGAGAAATGGATATGCTAATTACGCAGGCTCTAAATCTTTATTGGCAAATAGAAGTGATGCAGATCTTAAGAAAATATATAGTGCAGTGGATTCGGCAGCTCAAAAATATGGTGTGGATTCAAATTTGATTTTAGCTATTATTAAACAAGAATCTGATTTTAATCCAAATGACACATCTGGTGTAGGCGCTGCAGGATTGATGCAAATTATGCCTGAAAACTTTTCGAGTTTAGGTATTACGAATCAATATGATGTAAATCAAAATATTAATGGTGGAACTAAGTTGTTCAAAGAATATTTAGATCAATATGGTGGAAGTATAGAAATGGCACTTATGGCTTATAATGGTGGCCCTGGAACTATGCAAAAAAGAGGAGTTTTATCGGCAAATGATTTATATAAAATGCCAAAAGAAACTCAAAACTATGTTCCTAAGGTTATGGGATATTATAGAAATGGGGTTTAATTTCTAATTGATAATTAGAATAATATTAGACAATTAGAAATTACTTTTAATGAATAAAAAAAATCATTTTGTTAAACAAAATGATTTTTTTTATTCATTAAAAATATTAATACCAATAATTATGAAATATATCAAATAATTTATATATGAACATGAATTACTAGTTTTATACAGCGCTAGTAAATGTTTACATCGACGAAAATAAAAAACGCAACCCTTGGGGCTAGGTTGCGCTTTAGCAATAAGCAATAAGCAATAAATAAAAAGGGGGCTATATATTCCTTTTATTTATCCTTGCATATTAATTATAGGGTATTGTGCAGGGAAATGCAAGTAATTTAATAAAAAATATGATTTTTTTTTGTGAAAATGAATTATTTTATTGCAAAAATAATTTAATATTCGTTAATAGCTTCTTAAAAGGCTTAATTCATCATCAGTTAATTCACGATATTCGCCTTCTTCTAAAGTAGGATCCAATAGAAGACCACCAAATTCTTCTCTTTTAAGGTAAACTACTTTTTTATCAACAGCTTCAAACATTCTTTTTACTTGATGATATTTACCTTCTTGTATTGTCACTCTGATGTCTGAGCCATTATCATCGTTAGATAGAATTTCAAGCTTTGCCTCCATACATTTATAACCGTCATCTAAAGTAATACCATTTTTAAAAGCAGCAACATCTTTTTCATCTACTTTTTTATCAATTTTTGCATAATATACTTTGTCAACATGCCATTTAGGAGCTATTAATCTATGATTAAGTTCACCATCGTTTGTTAACAGTAATAATCCAACAGTATCTTTATCTAATCTGCCAACTGGAAATGGCTCAAATACTTGATGTTCTAATTCTAATAAGTCAATTACAGTCTCATCTTTGTTATCATGAGTTGCAGAAATCACTCCATCAGGTTTATTCATCATAAGATATATGTATTTGCGGTATAATATTTGTTCACCGTTTATTTTTATAATGGATTTTTCTGGGTCAACAAGCATTCCATTATCCTTTACTATTACACCGTCAACTTCTATAATGCCTTTTTTTGCA
The window above is part of the Clostridium saccharoperbutylacetonicum N1-4(HMT) genome. Proteins encoded here:
- a CDS encoding lytic transglycosylase domain-containing protein yields the protein MAINGVNQLSNEQLLAMSMAGNGQLTNDGTSSSDSANDEKNVAFEMMMKNLTDSSKKTMQNNVNKITDNKANTDKKDAKAESSDSQDKSSESEVKASRVGQTYLTGQKLEDIPMVLRNGYANYAGSKSLLANRSDADLKKIYSAVDSAAQKYGVDSNLILAIIKQESDFNPNDTSGVGAAGLMQIMPENFSSLGITNQYDVNQNINGGTKLFKEYLDQYGGSIEMALMAYNGGPGTMQKRGVLSANDLYKMPKETQNYVPKVMGYYRNGV
- a CDS encoding pseudouridine synthase, with protein sequence MERLDKIISNLGYGSRKDVKSFAKKGIIEVDGVIVKDNGMLVDPEKSIIKINGEQILYRKYIYLMMNKPDGVISATHDNKDETVIDLLELEHQVFEPFPVGRLDKDTVGLLLLTNDGELNHRLIAPKWHVDKVYYAKIDKKVDEKDVAAFKNGITLDDGYKCMEAKLEILSNDDNGSDIRVTIQEGKYHQVKRMFEAVDKKVVYLKREEFGGLLLDPTLEEGEYRELTDDELSLLRSY